The Solanum lycopersicum chromosome 2, SLM_r2.1 DNA window TACCATCTTTCTTAAAATAGTATAGTTCAACAATCTTGTAGTGCATATTTACATAACAGAACATTTTGCACCTTTCAGTGGTATCATATGTTAACAACCCAGTTTTGAAAATATGGGAATATTCATAAACTGTTCGTATAATGGGACCATGTAGCTTTTCGAACCAAATTGGCTTTTTTGTCATGCTGATTTCCTATTCTTTAATATTCCTCCTTCGCTCTCACATGCTGATTTTCCTAGATTTTTTAGGCTGGTGGACCATATTATCCTGTGCTTACAGGCAGAAGGGACAGTAAGGAGTCATTCTTTGATAAGGCGATGGCTGAAATTCCACGACCAAATGGGAATTTCAGTGAAACTCTTAGGCTATTTTCGGTCAGAGGATTTGATGAGAGGGAAACAGTGGCCCTCCTTGGTAACCTTTCTAATCCCACAACTTTAATCTTCAGTGCACCTTTTCTGGATTATACATATTCTGAAATTCtatcattttttgttgttttatcaTTTGAAGGAGCACATAATATTGGGAGGATTGGCTGTCAATTTATTCGGCCCAGGCTCAGTAATTTCACGGGGACAGGTTTACCTGATCCAACAATTCCTCCCTACTTTCTTGAAGAGTTGAGGCGGAAGTGTCCAGACGACAACAACACCATCAGCAATATGTTGAATGATGAACATACAGATACAGCTAGGGGTCTGAGTGTATCAATTGCGACTTCATTAAATAATCACTACTACAAGACTTTGATGAGAGGAAGAGGGCTGTTGTTTGCTGATCAACAGTTGATGGCTAATGAGAAGACTGCTGCAGCAGCGACAGATTACGCTATTGATGATGGGAATATATTTAGAACAGAGTTTGCTCATGCCATGGCTAAAATGTCCAATTTTGGTGTTGTTACTGGATCGAAAGGAGAAGTTCGGCACAGTTGCTCCCATCTAAATTCATGAGTTCTCCTAGTGCTTGGATGATGGCACACAGCATGTACAGAGTGACTTGTTTGTTTGTATGAATGCTTAGATAAGATCATGTACAGAGTGACAAAAGTGCAAGTAGTAAACGGACTTTTTGTGCCAGACAGATTTTAGCTGGTCTGAGTATAGATATAACATTCCATATCTGGTTCAGAGAGTCCCTAGGCCATATCATCATAGTATAGATAaattctcacatgatttagttAATATCTTCAATCaaatgcaataaaaataattcagcAATATTATTACACACTAATTTTTCAATACGTATTATGTATAGATAtgttaaaatgactaaaatgttATTGAGTGATTgaccattttttttatacaagtcattatttaaaaattatttttcgacATATATGTCACATGTCTTTATTTAATTTGCCATTTTGACATGTTGTCATTGAGTGTGTGAAACTAAAAATCAAATTCTCAACACAAATACTCAAAACATTATATAATAAGATAAccaaattaacaaaaacaacacttgaactcttgaatTACAATGAAAGTAACAAGTAAATAAGGATAGAGATGAGAGTAGAAATGAGAAGTTTAAACTCTAGAAGATTactttatcataatataatttttccaaaACACACTCTACTCAACCCGGATCCCAAACAAATCTAGTATTGGAGTATCTAATTCTTGGGCATCTTTGTAGTTTAGCCCTAGGTTAAACAACTTGGCCAAGCCATTGGGTCATCGGTGTTACACACGACTTAAGTGGCCACCAATGTGTTAGTCCTTCACAATATCTACGCATACGTACAATCATGGTAGATTGTATGCGCTCGCGCTCAACAAATTAAATTGGCTTAATTCATTGGTGATCCCTTAGAGTTCGGTGATCCCTTAAAGTTGATAGCAATTTTCACTTAAACACTTTAACtaaattttgttcattttagacacctcatgtcAGACTCCGTTGTGTCATTCACTTTTTTTTGGCAGGTACATGTTGACTCCGTTCTTAATTTCATTTgctgatatttattttttcttgctCTTATACATTGTTCGGTCTCGTTGCTCTTTGTTCAACAAGTAATTAAGAGAGTAAAATCTGACATGCTAGTGAAGTAGACAtctttgttaaaattaaaacaGTTTAGTTCAAGAATCTTGTAGTGCATATATTTACATACgctataataaaaatagtttttagcagcataaaatattgacattaatatagagtgttaaagtctttatcGGTAcaagttaagtgtcattagaaccaatgttactaaaggctttagggacatatacaaagagtgacaattaccgctaaaaatacatatttaacaacaattaaaaattaaatgccactaataatcattttttattgtaGTAATAACGCAAACATTTTGCACCTTCCATTAGTATCATGTCTTAACACAGTTTTGAAAATATGggaatattcataaattttgcatATAGTGGGACATTGTAGCTTTTAAAAAAGAACTGTCCAGCTTGATTTGGAAtggagtttgaaaaaaaaaataagatttttaaattttgtagttctaaattaaaattatgtcaaatatattaaatactctgtaattttgtgatcttaaacatgtcacgtgtaaaattaaaatattacaaaaaataaaataaaataaaatgagtcattctttttaaaaaggaaattgaattattctttttataactgaaagaatattatattttaggCATCAAGTTATCTAAAGAATCTATAAGTTTGAGAGTAGACGTAGAAGTTGAATTagtcttataatttatttcagaGTACAACATATTGTCACATTTAATGTAGATTgcgaaaatgaattttttttcatcaaattataCTTTTGGGATTGTGCATATATATACATCCAAATCATTGAtcacacatgcaaaaatatatctGTTTAAATGAAAGCATTTATGTGGAAATCATTATCACAATAGTCAAATACATctcaaatttaatataaaaaattgtgtgaaatgttcttaaaaaaacatatcataaaGAAAGTAGTACTTGCTACAGAAGGGAGTAATACAAACTCTATAGTTGTTCCAAAGAAGAAAATGGAAGGGGTTCCAAAAAAAAAGTAGCTGTGGTAATTTATGGTGCTATGATTTATCACACTTGGCGAGCAAGGAACATGAAGCTTTTTAGAAACATGCATGTAAATACGAGTTTTGTTATAGCACAAATACAAAGAAAGATTAGGGAGAGGATAAATATGTTACACTGTTCAAAAAGAGCTCATAGATGCATTAACTTAGTGTCTAGAATTTGTAAATAGATTGTTGGTATGgcttgtttgatttttttgttgttttgtttttgctCGAGGTCTAGATACTTGCTGCAACCTCCCTAGAAGGGGGTGGTGACTGGTGATACCGAATGTTCCTTAATTCTGTAAAATGTTCTTGTTGTTGCAATGGTAATATTTTCagttattaccaaaaaaaaaaatttatctttatcatcatagagtacatatatttatatataacataaaataactATTATAAATAGTATTTCAAACTCTCTTAATTTATACCAACTCTACAAACAttgaattcattttaaattcaaacatgATTAAAATAAGATTGATTGTTCACCTAGTGCATATTTTCATAACAGAACTTTTTTGTAGTATACATAttctgattttttatttttgttcttattgTCATTTTGAAGTAGGACATATCATTTAAACGAAGTGTTAAGTACTAAGAATAGTATATAAAAGtactagtattat harbors:
- the LOC101254970 gene encoding putative Peroxidase 48 — its product is MFSRNCVLLAVFSFLVICPVTTVAAQPEVDPGSASGFPFQLRYNYYDEKCEDLEGIVWSKMKTIVKLQHNAPAQLLRLMFHDCFIGGCDASVLLADRNENGTVEREAIPNRTLKGFNFIDTIKDEIEEECPGVVSCSDILVLATRDGIVLAGGPYYPVLTGRRDSKESFFDKAMAEIPRPNGNFSETLRLFSVRGFDERETVALLGAHNIGRIGCQFIRPRLSNFTGTGLPDPTIPPYFLEELRRKCPDDNNTISNMLNDEHTDTARGLSVSIATSLNNHYYKTLMRGRGLLFADQQLMANEKTAAAATDYAIDDGNIFRTEFAHAMAKMSNFGVVTGSKGEVRHSCSHLNS